In the Aristaeella hokkaidonensis genome, CTATGCGGATCGCGTCTATGTGATCGCCCAGAACATGTTCCAGGGCATCATGGTTTTCAGCGAGGCAGGCGATTTCACCGGCTTTTTCGGCACCATCAGCGTGAAGATCTCCCTCTGGGAAAAGTTCTGGCGGAAGCTGGCCACCAAGGAAGAGCGGGGCAAACAGCAGCTGTTTATCCCCACGGAGTTCACCGGCATCGATGTGGATGACGAGGGCTTTGTCTACGCCTCCAGCAAGGATACGGACGGCCTGCAGGCAGTCCGCCGGCTGAACCCGAAGGGGGAGGACGTGATCCGCAAAGGACCCCACGGCAACCTGGGCGGGGACCGGGTCTTCGGTTCCGTCGGCAATTATGCCGGCCCGAGCCAGATTGTGGACGTGGTGTACCGCGGCCACGGCACCTACTCCCTGCTGGACAGCCGCCGGGGCCGGATCTTTACCTATGACCATGAAGGCAACCTGCTGTATATTTTCGGCGGCATCGGCTCCCAGGCGGGCACCTTCCTCACGCCCACGGCCATTGAGCAGCTGGGCAGCCGCCTGCTTGTGCTGGATTCCCAGCAGGGGAACCTGACCGTTTTCGCGCAGACGGAATACGGCTCGCTGATCAACCGGGCGGTGGCCCTGCGGTTTGACGGGGATGAAACCCAGGCGGTTCCGCTGTGGCAGGAGGTGCTGCGGCTGGATGAAATCAACGAGCTGGCCAACACCGGCATCGGCAAGGCTTACCTGTCCGCGGAGGATAACGCAAACGCCATGACCTACCTGCGGCGGGGCATGAACCGGGAGTATTATTCCGTCGCTTTCAAGCGGTGGAGGAATGAGCGGCTGCGGAACAATATCAGCTTCATTCTTTCCGGCGTGGTCGCGGCGGCCGCGCTGGCGGTGCTCTGGGTGAAAGCAGTGCGGCCGGCAATACGCAAAAAGGCAAAGAGGAGGAACCTGTCATGAACCGGGGGACAATGAAGGCCAAATGGCAGCATTTCTTCCATACAGTCAGCCATCCGGCGGACGGATATTACTGGATCCGGCACCAGGAAAAGGGCAGCCTGTGGATCGCCTTCCTCATGGTGATCCTGTACGGCGTTGCCTTTTCCATGAACCGGATTTCCTCCAGCTTTATTGTCAACGATATTGAACCCCGCACGGTGAACCTCCCGGCGGAACTGGCCGGGGTCATCCTGCTGTATTTCATTCTCTGCGTGGGCAACTGGTCCGTCACCTGCCTGATGGAGGGCGAGGGAAGGTTCAGGGATATCCTCATCGCGGTGGGCTACGCGCTGTTTCCCATGCTGGTCACCACCGCGGCGGCAACCGTGGTTTCCCACCTGGTGGCGGAGAACGAGGAGGCGTTCTATACCCTCCTCCTGGGACTGGGCACCGCCTACACGGTGGTCATGCTGCTCATCGGGATCATGCAGGTGCATAACTACACCTTCGGCAAAACGCTGGTCACGCTGTTCCTCACCGTGATCTCCATGCTGATCATCATTTTCCTCGGGCTCCTGGTAATCAACTTTATCACCCAGGTGTATTCGTTCTTCCGGGGCATCTATATGGAACTGGTTTTCCGTGTGTAAGGAGGGAAAGCAGAATGAGTGAGAAAAACAGGCTGCCCCTCCCGACCGCGGTCCGGCGCGCGCTGTGGATCCTCGCGGCGCTGGTGGTCATTGGCGCGGGGGTGTTCCTGGGCTGGTACCTGATTCATTACCGGGGGTATGACGAATACCGGCTCTATGTGCAGCAGCCCGCGGAGAAAATGGAAGCCGCGGCCCTGAAGACCCAGAAGGATCCGGAAAACAGCGTGCCCGGCTTCGCCCTGGCATCGCAGAATGACAACCTGGCCTTGTACCTGAATGAAAAGACCGCGGAGGTCGCCCTGCGGGACCGGAAAAGCGGACGCGTGGTCTATTCCAACCCGCAGGACGCGGCGGAGGATCCGGTGGCCCGCTCCGGGCTGAACCAGGGCAACCTGCGGAGCCAGTTTATCCTCAATTACCTGGATACAAACTCCCGCGAGGGTACGCCCTGGAGCTCCTACGCCAAGTGCGTGGAGAACGGGCAGATTGAATACCTCCGGCTGGAGAACGGCTTCCGGGCGGTCTATACCCTGTCCAATGAGAAGCTGATGCTGGTGCCGCGCCAGATGACCGCGGAATGGTTTGAGGTCCTGTCGAACGCCGGCAGGAAGCAGGCGGCCAAATCCTATGTCCTGGATGAGGAGAGCGGCCTGTATGTGCTCAAGTCCCAGGGCGTCACGGCGCGCAACCGCCAGCAGATTGACGCGGACGCGCGGAAGGCCGGCTTCACCATGGAGGATTATGCGGAGATGGAGGCGCTGGCGGAGGAAGAGGCCGCGGAAGCCGCGGAGAGCACTTCCTTTGTCATCGCCCTGGATTACACGCTCACGCCGGAGGGACTCACCGTCACGATCCCCCACGCGGAGATCATGGAAGCCGGCGGCGGAAAGATCCGCTCCATCCAGCTGCTGCCCTTCTTCGGCGCGGCCGGAACGGCGGAGACCGGCGGCATCGTGGTGCCGGACGGAAGCGGCGCCCTGATCAATTTCAACAACGGCAAGAACACCGCGCCCCAGTATAACCAGGCAATCTATGACCTGGACCTGATCGACAGTGATTTCACCGCAACCCAGAATATGCAGTCGGCCCGGCTGGCACTCTTCGGCATCTGCCGGGAGGATTACAGCCTCCTGGCCTCCTGCGGCAGGGGCGCGACCCTGGCCTCCGTCACGGCGGACGTGGCGGGCCGGAACAACAGTTACAATTATGCCTATTTCACCTTCAGCCTGAGAAGGACGGACACCCTCATCGTGGCCGGCGAGGAGGCCATCGTCGCGGAACAGGACGCCTATCCGGTGGACTGCGCCGTGACCTACAGGATCCTGGACGGGGATTATACCGGCTACAACGGCCTGGCAAAGGCCGTGCGGGAATCCCTGCTCTCGTCCGGAAACCTGAAGCTGAAAGCCGAAACCTCCGGCGATATTCCCTTCTACTGCGATATCCTCGGCGGCGTGCGGGAAACCGCGCACTGGATGGGCGTGCAGTACCTCCGGGTGATGCCCATGACCACCTTCGCCCAGGCGGAGGAAATGATGTCCAGCCTGCGCGGGGAACAGGTCGGCAACCTGCGGGTCAACCTGCAGGGCTGGATGAACGGCGGCTATTATCACGATCCGGTCAGCCATGTGTCCGTGCTGAACGAGCTGGGCGGGGAAAAGGGTCTCAAGCGGCTGCGCCTTTCGGCGGCGGAGAACGGGGACCGGATCTATCCGGATGCGGCGCTGCAGCTGGTCACGGAGATTGCGAAGGGCTTCATGCGCAGCGAGGAGGCCAGCCGGTATTACGCCAAGGGCTACGCGGCCGAGCTGGGCGTGGTCAATCCCGTGTCCATGCGGCGCATGGCCACCCTGGGCTTTGCGGAGCGGGGCTATATGCTGCTGTCTCCCCGGTTCCTGCCCCGGTACGCGGCACAGCTGGCGGCCTCGGCGGACCGGCTGGGCCTGGACGCGCTCTCCCTGCGGGACCTGGGCAATGAGGTCCACGCGGACAAGCGCCGCACAAACGTCATCAGCCGGGAGGCTGACCTGGACCTGGTGAAGCACGCCTTCAGCGTCATCGGCGCCGGGGAGCGGGAGCTCATGGTGTCCGGCGGCAATGATTACAGTTTCCCCTACGTCCGGCATGTGATCAACGCGCCGGTGGAAGCGACGATGTTTGCCATTGTGGATGAGCAGATCCCGTTGTGGGAGCTGATCCTCCACGGATCGGCGGATTACTGCGGATCCCCCCTGAACCTGATGCAGAGCGAGAACCGGCGGGCAACCCTGCTTCACCTCATTGAATACGGCGCGTCCACGCATTACACGTTCACCTGGAAGGACGCGGCGGATATGAAGTACACCGGGCTCAACAACAATTACGCGACCACCTTCTCCTCCTGGAAGGAGGAAGCGGCGGAAAGCTACCGCTTTGTGAACGGCGCCCTGTCCCGGGTGAGCGGCGCGGAGATGCTCCGCCATGACCGGCTCAGCGATACGCTGGCCCGCGTGACCTATTCCAACGGCACCGTGCTGTATGTGAACAGCGGGGAGCGGGAGGCCGCGGCGGACGGATACCGGATCCCGGCAATGGATTACCTGGCGGTCGGAGGAGATAAAGAATGACTGGCATCCGCAGAAAGAATCGTATTTTTCATCTTTCCTATGAGCAGAAGAACGCCGTGCGCGGGCTCTGGTTCATTCTCCCCTGGCTGATCGGCTTCCTGGTGTTCTACGCCGGATGCCTGGTGCAGCTGGGAGAGTTCAGCCTGTCCCGCATCGGCCTGGACGCCGCTGCGGGAATGACGAAGGAATACATCGGTTTCGGCAATTATATTGAGGCCTTCACCAGCCACGCCACCTTCAAGCAGACGCTGGCCTCCTCCGTGATCGATATGCTGATCGACCTGCCGATGATCATTTTCTTCAGCCTGTTTGTGGCCATGCTCCTGAACCGGCGGTTCAAAGGCCGGGCGCTGGTGCGCGCCATCTTCTTCCTGCCCATCATCCTCAGCGCGGACGCGGTGGGTTCCGCCATCACCCGGGCAACGGAGCTGGTGAACGCCGGCGTTTCCTCCGCAAGTCTGGAAACCGCCCAGGCGGGTACCGTCTCCGTGGCTTATTACATGGATCTTTTCGGCGACCTGGCCATTCCGCAGTCCGTCCTCGGCTACATTGTGGACGCGGTCAACCGGATTTCGTCCATCATCAAGGGTTCGGGCGTGCAGATCATCCTGTTCATCGCGGCGCTCCAGTCCATTCCCGGCTCCCTCTACGAGGTAGCCCGGATCGAAGGGGCCACGGGCTATGAGTCCTTCTGGAAGGTCACCTTCCCCATGGTCATGCCGCACATTATCACCAACACGATCTATACCGTGGTGGACCGGTTTTCCTCCGGGGAAGTGATCAAGCTGGCAACACGCACCTACAAGGAGCTGTATAACTACGGCCTGTCCTCCGCGTTCTCCGTGGTCTCCACGCTGATAACCATCCTCATCCTGGGGCTTATCGTCTACCTGCTCAACCGGCGCACCTTCTATTACAACTGACGGGGAGGGAGAAAGAACATGCACACCGGCAACGCCGCGCAAAGCGGAAAAATCACCTGGCAGGGCTTCCGGAATTCTCCCGCCTATGCCAACCGGCGGGATAAAACCCTCACCGGCATGAAGAACCTGGTGCTGGGCATCTTCCGGCTGATCGTCATTGTGGGCATCAGCTATGTCATCCTGGCGCCGGTGATCAATATCATCGCCAACTCCTTCTTTTCCCGTCAGGATTCCATCAATCCCATGGTCTTCACCATTCCCATCAGCCCAACGCTGGAGCGCTACACCATGGCGATCAAATACCTGGATTACCTGCCGATCCTCGGCAATACCATCCTGTATGTGTTCGGCATCACCCTGATCCAGCTGCTCATCTGCTCCATGGTCGGTTACGGCTTTGCCCGTTACCGGTTCCCGCTGAAGGGGCTGCTGTTCGGCTTTGTGCTGGTCATGATCGTGATCCCGCTGAACACGATCCAGTTCCCGCTTTATACAACCTTCCGGTTCTTCAATCCCCTGGGCCTTGTGGGGCTCTTCAACGGCGGCAAGCCGATCAACCTGCTCCAGACCGCCTGGCCAACGATGGTCATGTCCGTCTTCGGCTGCGGTCTCCGCTCCGGCCTGTATATCTATATTTTCAATCAGTTTTTCCGCGGCCTGCCCAAGGAGATTGAGGAGGCCGCCCTGGTGGACGGCGCGGGCACCGCGCGCACCTATTTCACCATCATGATGCCGAATGCGGCGCCGGCGGTCATCACGGTCGCGGTGTTCTCCATCGTCTGGCAGTATAACGATTCCTTTTTTGCCAACACCTTCAACATTTCCGATTCCATCCTCGTCACCCGGAAGCTGGAGTCCCTCATCAACGTCATCGCCAACGCGGAGAAGGTGCTCACCATCCGGGAGCAGCAGCTCTATTTTGACGCCGGCGTGGTGCTGGTGCTGGTTCCCGTTGTGGTCATCTACCTGGTGCTCCAGCGGCGGTTTATCGAGGGCGTGGAACGCTCCGGCATTGTGGGCTGAGCCCGCGCTGATTTGTTAATTACCCGGGATCGGGTAAAAAATAAAAGGAGGAAAGTCCCGTGAAGAAAATCATTTCCTGGTTGCTGGTTGCCGTGATGGCAATCGGTATGTGCTCCTGGGCGTCCGCCGATCCGGTGAACGTGCTTGACTTTGAGGACGGCGTGTTTGCCTTCCTCGGCGTCTCCGCCGTCAAACCGAACGCGGATGCCGCCGCGTCCCTGGAAGTTGTGGATTACAACGGTTCCAAGGCGCTGCGCGTCGCCGCTCAGGGGATCCCCTATGTGGCCCTGAATCTGGAGGGCCTGGCCGGCGAAAAGCTGGCGGATGTTGCCGGTGTCTCCTTTGATATCGGTGTTGACAAGGCCGCGGACGGCAAGTTCTACGCGGTTTCCGGCGTGGTGTACAGCTACACCGGCGAAAACGCGGATGAGAACAAGGCCGACTGGTCTGTCTATATGGAGAAGAAGAATCCGCGCAATGTAAAGATTGCTTTCAAGGCGCCGTTTGTTGCCGGTGCGGGCAATTATGTCATGATCTCCCGTGAGGACCAGGCCGGCGGCGAACCCGCCACCTTCTACCTGGACAACATCCGGTTCCTGGACGCGGAAGGAAACGCCATCGCGCTGGATCCCGCCGCGGTCTATGTGGCGGAAGCTTCCGAGCGGGATCTGAGCAACCTCGTAGCCCTGACGAACGCTGTTGAGTTCCCGGATTTCCACAAGTCCGCCGGCGCCTGGGCGCAGGACGGTCTGGAAATGCCGCAGGAAATCATTGACGCCCTGGTGCCCGGTTCCGTGGTGGAAGTGGAATATGCCAGCGCGGACGGTTCCATGTGGATTGTCATGCCCTGGGCAACCGCCGGCTGGATGCGCGTGGGCCAGGGAACGGCTGCCATCAACAACAGCAAGACCATCGCCCAGATTCCCTATGAGATGATCGAAGCGCTCTGCGGCGAGGACAAATCTACCTGGGGTGCCATGATGCAGTGCGAAAGTGCTTCCGACTGGGAAGTCTTCGCTGTGCGCGTGGGCCAGCGGGCGAACCGCATCGTGCTGAAGAACGCGGTGGAATTCCCCGGCTTCACCAAGTCCGCCGACGCCTGGGCGCAGGACGGCCTGGAAATGCCGCAGGAAATCATCGACGCGCTGGTGCCCGGTTCTGTGGTGGAGATCACCTACAGCTCCGAGGACGGAGATATCTGGCTGGTGATGCCTTGGGCAACTGCCGGCTGGATGCGCGTATCCCAGGGAACCGCAGCGAAGATGGGCGGCAAGGCTTATATCACCTATGAAGAGATTGCTGCGCTCTGCGGCGAGGACAAGTCCACCTGGGGTGCCATGATGCAGTGCGAAGGCTCCTCTCCCTGGGAGGTTTACGGCGTCCGTGTGGGCCAGAAAGCGGAATTCTTCGGCCTGACCAACCTGGTGGAATTCCCCGGCTTCACCAAGTCCGCCGACGCCTGGGCGCAGGACGGCCTGGAAATGCCGCAGGAAATCATCGACGCCCTGGTGCCCGGCAGCGTTGTGACCATCTCCTATGATTCTGAAGACGGCAACATGTGGCTGGTCATGCCCTGGGCGGCGGCCGGCTGGATGCGCGTGGGCAACGACGGCGCGGATGTGGCGGACGGCAAAATCGCACAGGTGACCTATGAACAGATCGAGGCGCTGTGCGGCGAGGACAAGTCCACCTGGGGCGCCATGATGCAGTGCGAAAGTTCCTCTGCCTGGAATGTTTATTCTGTGGCCGTTGGCCAGGCGATCAAATAATGACCTGATTTCTGGAAAGGAGAAACTGACTTATGAAAAAAATAACAGCGATGCTGCTGGCACTGGCTATGGTGCTTTCCCTGGCCGTGACGGCGCTGGCGGAAGATCCCCGGAATATCACCATCGGTCTGTGGTGGGATATCTACTATGACTCCAACGATGAATCCTGGGAAGACAATGAGGCCGCCACCGGCAAGGAAACCGACCTCATGCGCTTCGACAACGTGAAGAATATCGAGGACGCCTACGGTGTGACCTACGAATTCCAGAACCTGACCTACGCCGGCGTGCAGGATTCCGTGAACAACTCAATCCTGGCCGGCGAGCCGGACTGCGACGTGTACATGGTGGAACTGGGCTGGGGCGTTCCCGCCGTCATGAACGGCTACGCCATGGACCTGCGTGACGTGCTGGATCCCGATGATCCGCTGCTCACCCATAACGACACCGTCATGAACTATGTGGCCCTGGAAAGCGGCGCGGTTTCCCTGCTTACCGTCAACGGCGCTGAGGACCAGGTGGCTGCCACCTATCCGCTGGCTTTCAACCTGCAGATGATCGAAGAAGCCAACCTGGAGGATCCCCGGGAGCTGGCCGCCCGCGGCGAGTGGACCTGGGACAAGTTCCGGGAGTACTGCATCGCCCTGACCAAGGACAACGACGGCGACGGCGTCACGGATGTTTACGGCTACGGCGCCTGGATCACGGACTGCCTGCCCTACTGGTACATGTCCAACGGAACGACCCTGGCTTCCACCCCCAAGGAGAACCTGTCCTCCGTTGAAATGGGCGAAACCCTGAAGTTCCTCCAGGACCTGTGGCTTACGGACAAGGCGGCTTATCCGCTGCCCGCAGAAAACGGCTGGGACGTCTGCCGCTGGCTGTACCGTGACAAGAAGGTGGCCTTCACCACAACCGCCGCCTGGATCATGGCCAACTATGACGACTATAACTGGGACGGCAAGGCCGAAACCACCCTGGACTTCGACATGGTCTTTGTGGATTACCCCATCGGACCCCACGGCAACGCGGAAACGAACGCCACCAAGATCGCTGCCGGCAGCTTCTACTTCATCCCCGTCGGCATCGAGAATCCGAAACTGGTCTATGATGTTTTCCGTGCCTATCAGAACTGGTACCATGACGATACCGCTCTGCGGGATGATCCGGAAGAACTGGAATGGTGGTACACCACCACTTCCGACAAGCTGGACCTGCAGGAGTGGAACTTTGAAATCATGAAGAAGATGGGCGAAAAGACGGTGGTTGACTTTGCCGGCACCGTGCTGGAGCAGATGCCGCTGGTTGAATTCATCAACGGCGACCTGACCCCCGCTCAGCTGCAGGAGGAATACAAGCAGGTGGTTCAGGATACACTGGACCAGATCTTCGGAGCCTGATTCCGGAGCCCTGTTTTCCCAAAGGAAAGGGAGAGTCACAGGATTGTGACTCTCCCTCTTTTCATCCGTTGGTTTACAGTGCTTTGCGGATCAGCGCCAGCAGCTCGTCATAGGTTTCGCAGGCGGGCAGATCAGGATAATCCTTCTTGATCTGCTCGGTGGAGCGGAACAGGATGCCGGCCTTGCTGGCCTGGATCATGCCCAGGTCATTGTAGCTGTCACCGGTGGCGATGGTTTCAAAGCCGATGCTCTGCAGCGCCCTGACGGTGGTCAGCTTGCTCTTTTCCACCCGGATGCGGTAACCTGTGATCATGCCGTCTTCCCCCACCTCCAGCTCATTGCAGAAGATGGTGGGCCAGCCCAGTTTCTTCATCAGGGGAGAAGCGAACTGGGTAAAGGTATCGGACAGGATGATCGCCTGGGTTTCACTCCGGAGGGTATCCAGGAATTCTTTCGCACCGGGCATGGGATCGATGGTGGCAATGGTGTCCTGAATATCCTTCAGGCCCAGGCCGTGCTCCCGCAGGATGCCCAGCCGCCACTTCATCAGCTTGTCATAGTCCGGCTCGTCCCGGGTGGTGCGTTTCAGTTCCGGGATGCCGCTGGCCTGGGAGAAGGCAATCCAGATCTCAGGCACCAGCACCCCTTCAAGGTCAAGACATACAATATTCATAGACAATAATCAGCCTCAGACGGGAGTGAAGGCATCCTTTCCGAGACCGCAGACGGGGCAGACCCAATCCTCCGGGACGTCTTCCCAGGCAGTGCCGGGAGCGATACCGCCTTCGGGATCGCCAACTTCAGGATCATAGATGTAGCCGCAGGGACATTCGTACTTCATCGATTTTCATCCTTTCTTTTTATCTCAGTTGGAAGCGGCGAAACGCCGTTTCTTTTCTGGCTCCATCATAAGTGAACGGAAGGGTTTCGTCAAGCGTGAAAACAGCGGGAGTTCAAATGGACAAAGCCCCGGAATACTGATATACTTCATGCCATCAAAACCTGAATCCAAAGTCCATCCGGAAGACTATAAAAAGGAGGGAAACAGCCATGGCGGGAAAGCTGACGGTGGGTCTGGCGGCCCATGTGGACGCGGGCAAAACCACCCTGTCCGAAGCTATGCTGTTTCTCAGCGGCGCAGTGCGCCGCCAGGGCCGGGTGGATCACGGGGATGCCTTCCTGGATACGGAACAGATGGAGAAGGAACGGGGCATCACGATTTTCTCCAAGGAAGCACGGCTGACCTGGGGAAAAACAGACCTGACGCTGGTGGACACTCCCGGCCATACGGACTTCGCCGGGGAAACGGAGCGGGCCATCAGCGTGATGGATGCCGCGGTGCTGGTGATCAGCGCCACGGAGGGCGTCCAGTCCCATACCCGGACCCTGTGGAAACTGCTGGAGCGCAGCGGGGTGCCGGTAATCCTGTTTGCGAATAAAATGGACCGGTACGAGGGAAGCCGGAAGGAACTGATTACAGCGCTGGGCGCACTGTCTGACCGGATCGCGGATTTTACCGGAGATCCCTCAGAGGCGGCTGCCCTGTGCGATGAGACCTGCCTGGATCTGTACCTGCGGGACGGCGCTGTGCCTGAAAAACGGATCCGCTCCCTGATCCGGGAACGGAAGCTGTTCCCCTGCTTTTTCGGGGCGGCCCTGAAGAACGAGGGTGTGGAACCGCTGCTGGATTTCCTGGCCGGGTTCGCGGAGGAAAAAGAGTACCCGAAGGAATTCGGCGCGCGGGTGTACAAGATTGCCCGGGATCCCCAGGGAAACCGGCTGACCTTCCTGAAGGTGACGGGCGGGGAACTGAAAACCCGGGACCAGGTGACCGGCGGCACCGGAGAAAACAGCTGGACGGAAAAGATTGCCGAAATCCGGCAGTATTCCGGGGCAAGATATAGCGCGGCGCAGCGGGCGGCGGCCGGAGAACTGTGCTGCGTGACAGGACTGAGCAAAGCCATGCCCGGGGATGGCCTGGGCGCTGAATATATCAAAGGGGAGCAGACCCTGCGCCCCTGCTATGCCTGCCGGGTGATTCCCGGCCCCGGGGAAGACCTGCACAAGGTGCTGGACTGCCTGAAGACGCTGACGGAAGAGGAACCGCTGCTGCAGACAGAGTTTGTGGAAGCCCGGCGGGAGATCCGGGTGCACTCCATGGGAGACGTGTACCTGGAGGTTCTCCGCCGGCAGATGAAGGACCGCTTCGGGATTGAGATTTCCTTCGGCGAGACAAGCGTGTTGTACCGGGAAACCATTATGGCTCCGGCTGAAGGCGTGGGCCACTATGAGCCGCTGCGCCACTACGCGGAGGTGCACCTGTGGATGGAGCCCCTGCCCGCCGGCAGCGGCCTGGTGTTTGACACGGACGTGTCCACGGACGACCTGGCGCTGAACTGGCAGCGGCTGATCCTGACCCACCTGCAGGAAAAGATTCACCGGGGCATCCTGAC is a window encoding:
- the thrH gene encoding bifunctional phosphoserine phosphatase/homoserine phosphotransferase ThrH, whose translation is MNIVCLDLEGVLVPEIWIAFSQASGIPELKRTTRDEPDYDKLMKWRLGILREHGLGLKDIQDTIATIDPMPGAKEFLDTLRSETQAIILSDTFTQFASPLMKKLGWPTIFCNELEVGEDGMITGYRIRVEKSKLTTVRALQSIGFETIATGDSYNDLGMIQASKAGILFRSTEQIKKDYPDLPACETYDELLALIRKAL
- a CDS encoding NHL repeat-containing protein, with the protein product MKQLKSILCLVLLACLAFGNALAADSLPYDCYNYDHWNNILYTPAPYVPDGLVSGATLRFEGAPIGVFRNPQDLCVSPDGDVYIADTGNNRIVVLADDLKTVRRIITGFEAEGAAQAFNAPSGVAISEKYQLYIADSLNRRIVVLDPDGTFVKYVQNPRSEVLDEGYVFTPLRVSVDYADRVYVIAQNMFQGIMVFSEAGDFTGFFGTISVKISLWEKFWRKLATKEERGKQQLFIPTEFTGIDVDDEGFVYASSKDTDGLQAVRRLNPKGEDVIRKGPHGNLGGDRVFGSVGNYAGPSQIVDVVYRGHGTYSLLDSRRGRIFTYDHEGNLLYIFGGIGSQAGTFLTPTAIEQLGSRLLVLDSQQGNLTVFAQTEYGSLINRAVALRFDGDETQAVPLWQEVLRLDEINELANTGIGKAYLSAEDNANAMTYLRRGMNREYYSVAFKRWRNERLRNNISFILSGVVAAAALAVLWVKAVRPAIRKKAKRRNLS
- a CDS encoding ABC transporter substrate-binding protein, with amino-acid sequence MKKITAMLLALAMVLSLAVTALAEDPRNITIGLWWDIYYDSNDESWEDNEAATGKETDLMRFDNVKNIEDAYGVTYEFQNLTYAGVQDSVNNSILAGEPDCDVYMVELGWGVPAVMNGYAMDLRDVLDPDDPLLTHNDTVMNYVALESGAVSLLTVNGAEDQVAATYPLAFNLQMIEEANLEDPRELAARGEWTWDKFREYCIALTKDNDGDGVTDVYGYGAWITDCLPYWYMSNGTTLASTPKENLSSVEMGETLKFLQDLWLTDKAAYPLPAENGWDVCRWLYRDKKVAFTTTAAWIMANYDDYNWDGKAETTLDFDMVFVDYPIGPHGNAETNATKIAAGSFYFIPVGIENPKLVYDVFRAYQNWYHDDTALRDDPEELEWWYTTTSDKLDLQEWNFEIMKKMGEKTVVDFAGTVLEQMPLVEFINGDLTPAQLQEEYKQVVQDTLDQIFGA
- a CDS encoding DUF5696 domain-containing protein, with protein sequence MSEKNRLPLPTAVRRALWILAALVVIGAGVFLGWYLIHYRGYDEYRLYVQQPAEKMEAAALKTQKDPENSVPGFALASQNDNLALYLNEKTAEVALRDRKSGRVVYSNPQDAAEDPVARSGLNQGNLRSQFILNYLDTNSREGTPWSSYAKCVENGQIEYLRLENGFRAVYTLSNEKLMLVPRQMTAEWFEVLSNAGRKQAAKSYVLDEESGLYVLKSQGVTARNRQQIDADARKAGFTMEDYAEMEALAEEEAAEAAESTSFVIALDYTLTPEGLTVTIPHAEIMEAGGGKIRSIQLLPFFGAAGTAETGGIVVPDGSGALINFNNGKNTAPQYNQAIYDLDLIDSDFTATQNMQSARLALFGICREDYSLLASCGRGATLASVTADVAGRNNSYNYAYFTFSLRRTDTLIVAGEEAIVAEQDAYPVDCAVTYRILDGDYTGYNGLAKAVRESLLSSGNLKLKAETSGDIPFYCDILGGVRETAHWMGVQYLRVMPMTTFAQAEEMMSSLRGEQVGNLRVNLQGWMNGGYYHDPVSHVSVLNELGGEKGLKRLRLSAAENGDRIYPDAALQLVTEIAKGFMRSEEASRYYAKGYAAELGVVNPVSMRRMATLGFAERGYMLLSPRFLPRYAAQLAASADRLGLDALSLRDLGNEVHADKRRTNVISREADLDLVKHAFSVIGAGERELMVSGGNDYSFPYVRHVINAPVEATMFAIVDEQIPLWELILHGSADYCGSPLNLMQSENRRATLLHLIEYGASTHYTFTWKDAADMKYTGLNNNYATTFSSWKEEAAESYRFVNGALSRVSGAEMLRHDRLSDTLARVTYSNGTVLYVNSGEREAAADGYRIPAMDYLAVGGDKE
- a CDS encoding Yip1 family protein, with the translated sequence MNRGTMKAKWQHFFHTVSHPADGYYWIRHQEKGSLWIAFLMVILYGVAFSMNRISSSFIVNDIEPRTVNLPAELAGVILLYFILCVGNWSVTCLMEGEGRFRDILIAVGYALFPMLVTTAAATVVSHLVAENEEAFYTLLLGLGTAYTVVMLLIGIMQVHNYTFGKTLVTLFLTVISMLIIIFLGLLVINFITQVYSFFRGIYMELVFRV
- the rd gene encoding rubredoxin, with translation MKYECPCGYIYDPEVGDPEGGIAPGTAWEDVPEDWVCPVCGLGKDAFTPV
- a CDS encoding carbohydrate ABC transporter permease yields the protein MTGIRRKNRIFHLSYEQKNAVRGLWFILPWLIGFLVFYAGCLVQLGEFSLSRIGLDAAAGMTKEYIGFGNYIEAFTSHATFKQTLASSVIDMLIDLPMIIFFSLFVAMLLNRRFKGRALVRAIFFLPIILSADAVGSAITRATELVNAGVSSASLETAQAGTVSVAYYMDLFGDLAIPQSVLGYIVDAVNRISSIIKGSGVQIILFIAALQSIPGSLYEVARIEGATGYESFWKVTFPMVMPHIITNTIYTVVDRFSSGEVIKLATRTYKELYNYGLSSAFSVVSTLITILILGLIVYLLNRRTFYYN
- a CDS encoding carbohydrate ABC transporter permease; this translates as MHTGNAAQSGKITWQGFRNSPAYANRRDKTLTGMKNLVLGIFRLIVIVGISYVILAPVINIIANSFFSRQDSINPMVFTIPISPTLERYTMAIKYLDYLPILGNTILYVFGITLIQLLICSMVGYGFARYRFPLKGLLFGFVLVMIVIPLNTIQFPLYTTFRFFNPLGLVGLFNGGKPINLLQTAWPTMVMSVFGCGLRSGLYIYIFNQFFRGLPKEIEEAALVDGAGTARTYFTIMMPNAAPAVITVAVFSIVWQYNDSFFANTFNISDSILVTRKLESLINVIANAEKVLTIREQQLYFDAGVVLVLVPVVVIYLVLQRRFIEGVERSGIVG